The DNA sequence TGCTGGTGGCCCAGCACATGTGGGTCAACCGCAACATGTTGGCCGGTATCCTCAACACCAAGGGCTATCGCAAGGCCGAAAGCGACGCGCTGGACTGCGCGTTCTACTGGCTGGAAGTGGTGGATCTGGTGGACTGCGCCAACCGTCTGGCCGGTGAACTGTCCTACGGCCAGCAACGCCGTCTGGAAATCGCCCGGGCCATGTGCACCCGGCCGCAGATCATCTGCCTGGACGAACCGGCCGCCGGCCTCAACCCTCAGGAAACCGAAGCGCTGAGCGCGATGATCCGGCTGCTGCGCGACGAGCACGATCTGACCGTGGTGCTGATCGAACACGACATGGGCATGGTAATGAGCATTTCCGATCACATCGTGGTGCTGGACCACGGCATCGTCATCGCCGAGGGCGGTCCGGATGCCATTCGTAACGATCCGAAAGTGATCGCTGCCTACCTGGGCGCCGACGAAGAGGAAGTCGTATGACGCAACCCATCCTCGAACTCAAGGATCTGGACGTGTTCTACGGCCCGATCCAGGCCCTCAAAGGCGTTTCGCTGCAGATCAACGAAGGGGAAACCGTCAGCCTGATCGGCTCCAACGGTGCCGGCAAATCCACACTGCTGATGTCGATCTTCGGCCAGCCACGGGCGGCGGGCGGGCAGATCCTCTATCAGGGCGTGGACATTACCCACAAGTCATCGCACTACATCGCTTCCAACGGCATCGCGCAGTCGCCGGAAGGGCGGCGGGTGTTCCCCGACATGACTGTCGAGGAAAACCTGCTGATGGGCACCATCCCGATTGGCGACAAATACGCCAAGGAAGACATGCAGCGCATGTTCGAGCTGTTCCCGCGGCTCGAAGAGCGCCGTACTCAGCGTGCAATGACCATGTCCGGCGGCGAGCAGCAGATGCTCGCCATCGCCCGGGCGCTGATGAGTCGGCCCAAGCTGTTGCTGCTGGATGAGCCAAGCCTGGGGCTGGCGCCGATCGTGGTGAAACAGATCTTCGCCACCCTGCGGGAACTGGCGAAAACCGGCATGACCATTTTCCTCGTCGAACAGAACGCCAACCATGCATTGAAGCTGTCCGACCGGGCGTACGTGATGGTCAACGGCGAGATCCGCCTGACGGGCACCGGCAAGGAGCTGCTGGTGAACGAGGAGGTGCGTAACGCTTACCTCGGCGGTCACTGATCGCTTGAAGTTGTCCACAAGCCCCGATGCGCGAGTGTCGGGGCTTTTTTGCGTCTGCTCGTTCACTGAAAACCAGGACTTTCGGGAAATTGTGGAAAACAAAATCACCAACCTGCCAAAGCGCGACATAAAGCCGCTGCAAATGGCTGTTTTTCCACAGTTTTGACTTGTCCCCGTTTGCTGTGGAGCCGGCTGTGAATAACGTGGGTGTAGCTGGCTGAAAGCCTTTGAATACGTGGCTTGTAGCGCTGTGGTTGTTTTTTGAGCAGTGTGTTTTTGCTGAGGGGAAGGCCTGTTTGTCAACCTTTTTATGGGGGGGCAAAAAGGCGCGGATCGCTGTGGTCAAGCCTGTGGATAAGTCTGTGATTAAACTCTGGAAAGACTCGGCTAAGGGCCGTAATTGCTGGCCTCGCGCAATCACGGGCATGACCGGCCGGTCGTGCAAAATGCCCTGCCCGGCACAACTGGTTGTTCAGGGTCAAGCAAAAAACTTTCAAAATCCCCCGCAAAGCCTTGTGTGGCGCGGCTTTGCGCTTTCCCAGTTGCCCCCGGAAACTGTGGAAGGGCTTGTGGATAACGTGCGTGCACATGGCTACAGGCCACGGCGCGTATGGCGTAGCGGCTGTTGGTCAATTAATGAGCAGGATTCGGTGGTTGCCGGTTAAAGCGGGGCCGGGCATGCTGCCCGCTGATTTTCTATTCCAATGGCTGCCCCGGCGGCCGAAGCAAGGAGAACACGATGTCCAACACCCTGTTTATCACCGGCGCGACCTCCGGTTTTGGTGAAGCCTGTGCCCGTCGTTTTGCCGAGGCCGGCTGGAAACTGGTGCTGACCGGTCGTCGTGAAGAACGCCTCAACGCGCTGTGCGCCGAGCTGTCCAAGCAGACCGAAGTACATGGTCTGGTGCTGGACGTGCGTGATCGCAAGGCGATGGAAGAGGCGATTGCCAACCTGCCGCCGTCGTTCGCCAAACTGCGCGGCCTGATCAACAACGCCGGGCTGGCGCTGGGCGTGGACCCTGCACCCAAATGCGACCTCGACGATTGGGACACCATGGTCGACACCAACGTCAAAGGCCTGATGTACAGCACTCGTCTGTTGCTGCCTCGCCTGATCGCCCACGGTCGCGGCGCCGGCATCATCAACCTCGGCTCCATCGCCGGTAACTACCCGTACCCGGGCAGTCACGTTTATGGCGCGACCAAGGCGTTCGTGAAGCAGTTCTCGCTGAACCTGCGGTGCGACCTGCAGGGCACTGGCGTGCGCGTCAGCAATATCGAGCCGGGCCTGTGCGAGA is a window from the Pseudomonas gozinkensis genome containing:
- a CDS encoding ATP-binding cassette domain-containing protein, with translation MSEVVLSVEKLMMHFGGIKALSDVSLKVKRNSIFALIGPNGAGKTTVFNCLTGFYKASGGKIELNVRGQQTNVIQLLGESFKPTDFVSPKNFASRLYYKMFGGTHLVNRAGLARTFQNIRLFKEMSVLENLLVAQHMWVNRNMLAGILNTKGYRKAESDALDCAFYWLEVVDLVDCANRLAGELSYGQQRRLEIARAMCTRPQIICLDEPAAGLNPQETEALSAMIRLLRDEHDLTVVLIEHDMGMVMSISDHIVVLDHGIVIAEGGPDAIRNDPKVIAAYLGADEEEVV
- a CDS encoding ABC transporter ATP-binding protein → MTQPILELKDLDVFYGPIQALKGVSLQINEGETVSLIGSNGAGKSTLLMSIFGQPRAAGGQILYQGVDITHKSSHYIASNGIAQSPEGRRVFPDMTVEENLLMGTIPIGDKYAKEDMQRMFELFPRLEERRTQRAMTMSGGEQQMLAIARALMSRPKLLLLDEPSLGLAPIVVKQIFATLRELAKTGMTIFLVEQNANHALKLSDRAYVMVNGEIRLTGTGKELLVNEEVRNAYLGGH
- a CDS encoding SDR family oxidoreductase, whose amino-acid sequence is MSNTLFITGATSGFGEACARRFAEAGWKLVLTGRREERLNALCAELSKQTEVHGLVLDVRDRKAMEEAIANLPPSFAKLRGLINNAGLALGVDPAPKCDLDDWDTMVDTNVKGLMYSTRLLLPRLIAHGRGAGIINLGSIAGNYPYPGSHVYGATKAFVKQFSLNLRCDLQGTGVRVSNIEPGLCESEFSLVRFAGDQARYDATYAGAEPIQPQDIAETIFWVLNAPAHININSLELMPVSQTWAGFAIERNKA